The DNA window ATCACATTTGTGTTTCAGACGATGGAAAGACTTACTGGATGGAGCAAGCACAGCAAACGCTGAGGAACGCCATTTTACAACGCCATAACATGAAAGTGGCCAAAAACGTAATCCTGTTGCTAGGCGACGGTATGGGCGTATCCACGGTAACTGCAGCACGCATCTACAAGGGACAGAAGGCAGGACAGACTGGGGAGGAAACGCAGCTGAACTTCGAGAAATGGCCACATGTTGCGCTGTCAAAAGTAGGTTCAATGACCAATATTGACCGTATAGTTCTGTGGATGTTCTTACGTATGGTGCACTTTATTCTACTATTGGTGAAACAGTTACTTCGTTAGAGGAtagtcactttttttgaaaattgTAGACTTGGTTGCCTACTTGCATTGGGCGAGTAAGTTCTTTAACTCATGCAGTGATTTCATCATTTAAACAGTAAGTATTGCGTTTGGTTCGGTTCAGTTCGGTTTGATGGTTGTCCTCTTGGTCCAAAGAAGGCTTTTTCATTTTGCAATTCATCGATGTACTCAGACGTTGCTCTGCAACTCCGAGCTGGAGGCGCAGAGTCTGGAACAGTGGAGGTACTGTCGGTTGTCGTACTGTACACTGTAAACTATTCAGAAGAGTTCCGCTAAAAACAGACTTATTATAACCAGTTTTGAGCACATCATGGCACAGCATAGCACATGGACCACATGTGTTTATAATGTGCTACATGCAATTTTGACTGTTGAACTGTGTACTATGTCAAACTTCAGAACAGGTTACAGTAACTGTGTTCGCAGTGAAACACTTCTAGTTTAgagtgccggtgtaacacgagaaaattactcccacgagatttttactccggagtaaaaagtccgtacgaaattcttactccgagtacacctttcgtacgagaaaagaactcctcacgaaattttgactccccaaatttgtacttccagtaaaaatatcgtacgcgaaaatgggatgcaggCAAAGGGATAAttccaatatgtgatctcgcgcaaacaaatgtcgcgctaccctccctccacccctttcaccaccaagactaacaggggacaggggagtaatagttgcgtacacctggcgtgggaagtagattgctcgtgttaggggggaataatttattcgttacttattcttaccacagtcacttcgttgtttaaatttcgttatttattcgtcaggggagtaacattttcgacaaaaatgttgactcggaacacacctgtcgatggaagttattttctcgtgttatgggggagtaggtttttttttgtaaagggagtaaaaTGTTAGTACGAAActgatttttactccggagtaaagaTCTCGTGGGATTAATTTTCTCGTGCTACACCGGTGGTGCTCCCCTACCACCTCCTTCTTTACCACCATGTTCTACATGTTCACAGACATACAACACTGACCGCCAGGTGCCGGACTCAGCGGGCACGGCCACAGCCTACCTGTGCGGAGCCAAGGCCAACTACGCTACGCTCGGAGTGGACAGTCGTGTGGCACGTGCAGACTGCTCCAACATTGGGGACACCGATACACACACCACCTCCATCCTCGACTGGTCGCTGGCGGCTGGTACGTTTCCAGACAGGGCCAACTCAAACAGAGTGTCTCCAGCTTTACATTATttgggcgaagtctacttcgcgaagctcgcaGACGAAGCCTTGGCTCTGAatgttcggtaaaaagacttcacgaagctcgcagCACGAAGCCTTGGCTCTGAatgttcggtaaaaagacttcgcggagtctttgcaaagtcaacttcgggctcaattaaggaaggCCTTGAGACTTCATAAATAGTAGTCCCCATCTTTGTTGTCTATTTTACGGGGCTGAGTTTCGATGTGGTCTATAACACTCTGTTTCAAGCTGCTTAGTTAGTATGTGCAACACCAGTTAATTCTTCGCTAGCTGGACGCGCGTTAATCTTATCCATCAGGACGTTTACAACTTTCGTTGTGTCCATGTGACATCATTTTGGAGCGATTTTGTCCGAAAAAAATGGAGtgatgtatataattatgctgtTCGCTGTGTTAAAATACGGAAGGAAAAAGGGGGAAGCTTGATCTCTAACACTAAACAAATGAGACAGAGGATCCACTATCCAACTTCAGTCTACTTCTTGCCTTGGACGTTTTTGCATTTAAAGTTAACATTCAAGTTAAAAGTCAACATTCAGGAATGACAGTTGTGGACTAGTTTTTTGTATCGGCCTACCAAAATGGTCCCTTTTCATAGTCGTTGTAATCGTTGTTCAATATGTTTCTGCTGCATGCCTTGCTATTGAACGTTAAAGGTTGTTCAACGGTAGTTTTATCTTGTGAATTAAACGAAACATTCAAAGTACTTTTTCTTGATTTATAATTGTGCGTGTACCTTTCAGGTAAATCGGTGGGGCTGGTGACTACAGCCAGAGTGACCCACGCCACCCCGGGTGCAGGCTACGCGCACACACCCGAGCGGAACTGGGAGACGGACAAGGACATACCCGACTCCTGTCCCGGTGTCAAGGACATTGCCTACCAGTTGCTCAAGGACAACGCTGACATCCACGTATGTTCTGAATTTTAGTTTAGGCTTAAACCTTCAAAGATCTCAGAAAAAAAGGAAGTAAGCGTCCCAATGCATACGTATACgtcatgtgcaaaagagtaagtgagagttatgcccTTTTAGGCTAGGCAGATTTCATCAGATTTCACCTCCTGTGTGAACAAATTGCTATAAAATTTATTTCACCTTTTTTGTACTCTACATGCATCCATTGATCAGGTAAAACCGAGTTGGCCAACGTTTTCCCATGCGAACTATATTTTTGAAGCTTTTAAAGAATGATGACAACTGCGCAATAACGGTATTCCGAATATGCTCCGTCCCTCACTTCTCACGTCTATAACATGTCTTATTTTAAGGGATGTGCCATATGTCACTCATATAGTATGTAAGAAAAGCACATTCAGTTGATAAATAGGTTCAATTGCATTTATTTAGCGCGAAATAACGTAGCCGAAGCTCAAATCTAGCGCATTCGGTGTGGTTTCACAGGGCGCGTCTCCCGGGTCGCGTTTGACAGGTATGTGAGTTGACAATTACTGTGCTGATATTCTCCCTCCTTTACCCGTTACTGTTGCATTACACATGtgaacatgcacacgcacactctattCAACATGACCTCGTACTTACGCTAAAGCCCGTCTTCATCGTCTGATGTACCTACACAGGCAACCTCGGTCACAGTGTTGGCACAGCTCTCCCCTCTGCACTCTCCACAGCCAGACGTACACACGAGGCCGTGTTTTCGGCATGAACATCTTGCTGTTCGACACTCTGTCTTGCAATTGCATCGGATGACATCGAGTAGATCACCAGGAGCAGCAGCAATGTCAATGAGAATAGGAAGCATGGCGCCTTGAACAATCTCCCATCCCCAGTCCATCGGATCCAGGAGGAACTGTTCTTGATGCAAGTGCATCCATTCTTGCACCTGGAAGTATGTTCTCATGGAATGGAATTTAGCTGCTGCTGATGTAGGTGGGAGTTTGCAGGGTTGAAACGATGAGGTACATGTAGAGACTTTCTGCATGTACTTGATGTAGCGGAGGAAGTTCAAAGTGTCTCTTTCCTTCCCCCCATAGAGTTCTACAAAGGCCCTTTCTCCTGCTCCTATCAGCTCATcagtgtgtaaccgagtgccgaaacactacgatcacctcgggaggcgaagtgcaatcaaacaggattgaaaatgttagagctaatttcttagccctataaaaactgttatgcaaacccgaaggtttccatgaacatacagacaatcggaaaccaccagaccccatcacaaacagaattctacaatacaccggtgttgacttttaaaggccaacaactcgggtgcagagtctgctgtgaaaggagcagaagcctcccctgtcacaatcgcccccgtttgaatgaacttcgtcccgaagttccgaaccgggggaccactgtccatcccaagttcgcagaatgggaacagcacgaaaatgttcagtggtcatattatgccattacctgaacatatcatgccgagtcccatccctgctcgcaagcaccagatgtaaccgagtgccgaaacactacgatcacctcgggaggcgaagtgcaatcaaacaggattgaaaatgttagggctaatttcttagccttataaaaactgttatgcaaacccgaaggtttccatgaacatacagacaatcagaaaccaccagaccccatcacaaacagaattctacaatacaccggtgttgacttttaaaggccaacaactcgggtgcagagtctgctgtgaaaggagcggtagcctcccctgtcacaagtgTCTCTGCAAGGACTGGCGCTGAAGACATGGGCCTGCTGCACGAACACTGTTGACTGGGTCAATTTCGTTAAACACATTGGTTTTCTAATCCCGAATGGACTGCTAATTGTATCGCATCCACCAAAGGCGTGCGCAAACAGGATGTTCTCACAAACTTGAGATCCAAGAACAGTCTGGACTTTTCTGATGTCCGACACTTTTGCAGCTGATTTTGCTGTCGATGATCTCACTGATGTGAAGAAGACGGGGCAGTGATCTGGCGTAAGATGGTACAACAGAAGGATGAGCAGATCGGTGTCCTCGCCAACCAGAATCACGTTTCCCTTCCTTGCCAATTCCAGCGAAGTCTTTACGACGAGCCTATCAGCATCAGCAGTTGTATGGACAGTGTCAAAGCCGTGCTGTGAAAAACGGGAACTAAGGAGGTTGATGAACCGCTGTTTGTTGTTTGGATTCGTCAGGAAGCGCTCCTTTGGTTCGCACAGGACCATGTCACCCTCAAAAGTGATGGCACATGCTGTATTGGCTCTGCTTGTTCTTCGCAAATGGGCTGCATCTTTGGTGGTAGGTCCGCAGCTGTATccatcaaaaacaacagttcCTTTGCCAAAATGACGAATGAGAAAGTCTGCGTAACTCTGAGTAAGCTGGTTGTATGTTGAACCACGGCACCAGGGCAGAAGGTGCAACAGCAAGCCACCATCGATGACATATGTTACATCATCAGGAATAACACCATTTACCTGCTTTGTTGAAGTCCAGATGTAAGTTGCCAGTGCAGCCTTGGTACCTTGTCTTGGCAGACCACCCGAATCAAACAGCGATTCTGGGACACTGCACATCTCAAAGGCAAAGGCGTCCTCAAGACATCCGTTGGTGTTCTTCACAGTTGTCACTAGTCTCTGGAACAACAGCATGGAGTCAACATGTACTAGATCATCGTGCAGATTGGACGACTTGGCTTTCAGAGCCATGGTTACAGCTTGATCCTTCTTTTTAAAGGTGAAATCCACAACATTATTTCCGATCATGCTGCTCAGAATCTTGTTTCCTACGCCTTTTGCTTGTTCTGCATTCACAGTAGCTTCAGCTTCTTTTCCGCTTGAAATGGATCGGAGGGCTGTATCCACAGTGAAAGGGTTCCTATCAAGCAGATATCTCAAGATCAGCTGAATGTCTGTGTGATCTCGCTTCTGCCTTGCCACGCTCAACTCTTTGTGCTGCGTTTGTTGCTCGCTAGAATGGAATGCAACGTCTGTGACAGACTGCATTGCGTCGGGGATTTCTGCACAGGCAGGCATACACATTAGTAGGTGGGAGATCAATGCCATATGGTTGCGCAGCATTCAGTTCAAATTTCCGTACCTCTGTGTAAGAACAGCTACAGCCAAGGTGGCTGAGGGTATCGATCAGAAACCGTGAACCGAATGATCGGTGCATTTGCACGCCAAGTGCAAACTGCAATGGTGCAATAACAGTGTTTGGCCTACTGAGCTGAATGATTGCTTGTCCTATTGCACTGATATAATGTTAGGTAACCttgaaagaaatacatgtacatatccACTAACAAATGCACAGATTAATAAATAAACGCAACGTAAGTAGGTGAAGCTGAACATGGAAAAAACCTTATTACCTAACAGTCACATGCACGATCCACGTTGTTCTCAATGGACATAATTTCACAAGGCACATAGACAAAGACTGAATCTGCAATCGCCTAATAATCATTATAATGCGAGCAGTGAAATGCGCCCctgggaaacaaacaaatatatctatACATAGATGAGACCAATAAACTGCTTATGCCATGCTGATTAAGCTATCGTGTGATGTTATTGAATAGTTTCCTTGGGTAGCTTGTGAAAAACTGTCGCTCcgaaaactaaaataaaatgtacgaTATTTCGGACTCGTCGCATGGTTTTTTCCCGGCCAACTCGATTAGATGTGTGCAGGCACACTGAAATGAATCAACTGCACCTAAAATGAATTTTATAGCAATTACTTCGCACACATCCAAACGCTTCCCAGCCTATTTCTTGCCTTTGTTTTTCAGACCTTAAAATATCGCTCTGCTTCTTGTGTTTAAGATTTAAACCTCCAAAGATAATGTACTCATTCCACTAGATTAAACCCACGAACCCAGGTATATTACACAACAAGCTGTGAAGGCTTAAGCCTAGGTAAATCAATTTCGTGTGTTTCAACTGCACGGATCAAGCTTACCTGGTAAAAATATGCTTGTTTTCAGGTGATGCTTGGAGGTGGCAGAAGAGAGTTTTACAACCGCAAAGACGGGCGAAAACTTCCGGAAGTTGGTATTGTACATAACCGTTAGTAAAAGAATAAGTGATGCCCCTTCGTACATGGTTGAAATGTTTCTGGTGATCTCAACCAAAGTAGCTTTACAGCAACATACAAATTAAGTTGTTATGTTTTTGCTTGATGTTTGTTCTATTTGTATTGTTTTATATTGCATTTgtgtttagtttgtttgtttgtttgtttgtttgtttgtgtctgaagaACCCAGTTTGTTATTACATTTTAAAACGTTGTATTACTGCTGTTTTACGACACTGAACCCAATGTTCATGCAAAGTCTATAGTttagtttgtttgattgtttcctTTTTCGTTAGaagaataacacacacaaatctctcTTCTTTTGTACAGGAGTGGTTGGCGGATAAGCAAGAGAAAGGATTATTGGCAAAGTATGTGCAGAATGCAACAGCTTTCAGAGCAGTCTCTGCGGCAGACACAGACTATCTTTtaggttggttgtttgtgtaattacttaaaaaagaaagtaagaaagaaagaaagaaagtaagaaagaaagaaaggaagtacgaaagaaagaaagcaagaaagaaacaaagaaacaaagaaagaaagaaagaaaggaagaaagaaagaaagaaagaaagaaaaaaagaaagaaagaaagaaagaaaaaaagaaagaaagaaagaaagaaagaaagaaagaaagacagacagaaagaaagacagaaagaaagaaagaaagaaagaaagaaagaaagaaagaaagaaagaaagagagtgacaATGCATTACGACACATGGACAAATATGATTGATACGGCAATATTCTATAATGTTCAGTCTCGTTTTAAACATTCACCACTCCGGATTCCTAAGAATACATATTGACTCAACAACGGTGTACTAGTTGTTTCAGGCTTTCTCTATTTGACAGTTCCAATTACTCTGTGCAGGCTTGTTTGCGGAAAGCCATATGACATACGAGCTGTCAAGAGACAACAGCGAAGAACCTTCCCTTTCCGAGATGACAAGAAAAGCAATTGAAATCctgcagaaaaacaacaagggATTTTTCTTACTGGTTGAAGGTACGAAAGGCAGAGCATCCTTTGCATAGTTTTATTTGTGTCCTGTTGTGCGATGCCCTCACTTAATGAAGACACGTTATTTCACTGTGATGCTATACGTTCTTCAAAGACGGGGATGCCTATCCTCAAAGCATTGTAGTTGTCATAGGTGTAGTTTTTTATAAATGGACTACCGACTTAAAGACACGCACGCATTAGCTatgcgcgtgtgcgtgtatgtatgcattTGTAGACTGCGTGCGTTCTTACGCCCATGAGACCA is part of the Littorina saxatilis isolate snail1 linkage group LG6, US_GU_Lsax_2.0, whole genome shotgun sequence genome and encodes:
- the LOC138969097 gene encoding alkaline phosphatase, tissue-nonspecific isozyme-like isoform X2 gives rise to the protein MRCLVLTFLISAAFALSEDDGKTYWMEQAQQTLRNAILQRHNMKVAKNVILLLGDGMGVSTVTAARIYKGQKAGQTGEETQLNFEKWPHVALSKTYNTDRQVPDSAGTATAYLCGAKANYATLGVDSRVARADCSNIGDTDTHTTSILDWSLAAGKSVGLVTTARVTHATPGAGYAHTPERNWETDKDIPDSCPGVKDIAYQLLKDNADIHVMLGGGRREFYNRKDGRKLPEEWLADKQEKGLLAKYVQNATAFRAVSAADTDYLLGLFAESHMTYELSRDNSEEPSLSEMTRKAIEILQKNNKGFFLLVEGGRIDHGHHDNYAKRALEETVAFDDAVAVAMEMTGDNTLLVVTADHSHVFNIAGYASRGNNILGVVDKVDPGQEPTDSLSYTTLVYGNGPGPGREQNVSAVDATADDYRFQRLVPFQPEWETHGGEDVGIYATGPMSHLFHGVHEQNYIAHVMAYASCVGPNNKHCENPEDEYSCSGATAVVNCAVVVHMIIIPMIVCLLVKNMHTM
- the LOC138969097 gene encoding alkaline phosphatase, tissue-nonspecific isozyme-like isoform X1, whose amino-acid sequence is MRCLVLTFLISAAFALSEDDGKTYWMEQAQQTLRNAILQRHNMKVAKNVILLLGDGMGVSTVTAARIYKGQKAGQTGEETQLNFEKWPHVALSKTYNTDRQVPDSAGTATAYLCGAKANYATLGVDSRVARADCSNIGDTDTHTTSILDWSLAAGKSVGLVTTARVTHATPGAGYAHTPERNWETDKDIPDSCPGVKDIAYQLLKDNADIHVMLGGGRREFYNRKDGRKLPEEWLADKQEKGLLAKYVQNATAFRAVSAADTDYLLGLFAESHMTYELSRDNSEEPSLSEMTRKAIEILQKNNKGFFLLVEGGRIDHGHHDNYAKRALEETVAFDDAVAVAMEMTGDNTLLVVTADHSHVFNIAGYASRGNNILGLVDKVDEVQKTVDNMPYTTLVYANGPGPGREQNLTGVDTTADDYRFQRLVPFQPEWETHGGEDVGIYATGPMSHLFHGVHEQNYIAHVMAYASCVGPNNKHCENPEDEYSCSGATAVVNCAVVVHMIIIPMIVCLLVKNMHTM